One window of Nostoc sp. C052 genomic DNA carries:
- a CDS encoding MFS transporter translates to MFPTEPAAVNNGFGALLKNRGFMFLWIGQLVSQLADKVFFLMLVDLVVDKNSSYFPPAGVAKESMYPILMVAFTIPAILFGSAGGVFVDRLPKKLIMIGSDILRGLFVIGLAFLPRDFHILLLITFGVSTVTQFFAPAEQAAIPLLVKREGLIAANALFTSTMMGALIVGFLLGDPLLSLAETGIAKNYGPELVVALLYLLSAVVMLPIHFREKKSSSEILGDRIDLWADFKEGLRYLKKNRLVLNAMLQTTVLYCVFAALMVLALPLAEKFGLQGKQSGRFIAAVGIGMVIGAGILGHWGEKTHHKPLPLIGFLGMALILGVVSFTNSQVLALGFCILLGVSGSLIGVPMQTLIQQQTPPIMHGKVFGFQNHAVNIALSAPLAITGWLNQEFGLRIVLIGMSLVVAFVGIWAWKNTRNVLQDVI, encoded by the coding sequence ATGTTTCCAACTGAACCGGCTGCTGTTAATAACGGGTTTGGCGCACTGCTAAAAAACCGTGGTTTTATGTTCCTGTGGATTGGACAACTGGTGTCTCAGTTAGCAGATAAGGTCTTCTTTTTGATGCTGGTTGATCTGGTAGTAGACAAAAATAGTAGCTACTTTCCTCCTGCGGGAGTAGCAAAAGAATCGATGTACCCTATTTTGATGGTGGCGTTTACCATACCAGCAATTTTATTTGGTTCAGCTGGGGGTGTATTTGTTGATCGCCTACCGAAAAAGCTGATTATGATCGGCTCTGATATTTTACGCGGGCTATTTGTCATTGGACTTGCCTTTTTACCAAGGGATTTTCATATACTTCTGCTCATCACTTTTGGGGTTTCCACCGTTACCCAATTTTTTGCCCCAGCTGAACAAGCGGCGATTCCTTTACTGGTGAAGCGAGAGGGTCTAATTGCAGCTAATGCGCTGTTTACTAGCACAATGATGGGTGCTTTGATTGTCGGTTTTTTGTTAGGAGATCCACTGCTGAGTTTGGCTGAAACTGGGATAGCTAAAAACTATGGGCCAGAATTAGTGGTGGCGCTACTATACTTGTTGTCGGCTGTAGTTATGCTGCCGATTCACTTTCGAGAAAAAAAATCATCGAGCGAAATTCTAGGCGATCGCATCGACCTTTGGGCAGACTTTAAAGAAGGCTTACGCTACCTCAAGAAAAACCGTTTGGTGTTAAATGCAATGCTGCAAACTACAGTTTTATACTGCGTCTTTGCCGCCTTGATGGTACTTGCCCTTCCCTTAGCAGAAAAGTTTGGTTTACAAGGAAAACAATCTGGACGCTTTATCGCCGCAGTGGGAATTGGTATGGTTATAGGTGCTGGCATTTTGGGTCATTGGGGCGAAAAAACGCATCACAAACCTTTACCTTTAATCGGCTTTTTGGGTATGGCACTCATTTTGGGCGTGGTTTCCTTCACCAACAGTCAAGTATTAGCACTCGGATTTTGTATTTTACTGGGTGTGAGTGGTTCTCTAATTGGTGTACCAATGCAAACTCTCATTCAGCAGCAGACTCCACCAATTATGCATGGTAAGGTTTTTGGCTTTCAAAATCATGCCGTTAATATAGCTCTTTCCGCACCACTGGCAATTACAGGCTGGTTAAATCAAGAGTTTGGTTTGCGAATTGTCCTGATCGGCATGAGTCTTGTGGTTGCATTTGTTGGTATTTGGGCTTGGAAAAATACCCGCAATGTCTTGCAAGACGTAATTTAA
- the ilvB gene encoding biosynthetic-type acetolactate synthase large subunit, which yields MPSLSQISLPQTENHKQSRNSSPPIVPKRASGGFALLDSLHRHGVDYIFGYPGGAILPIYDDLYKVEATGAIKHILVRHEQGAAHAADGYARATGKVGVCFGTSGPGATNLVTGIATAYMDSIPMIVVTGQVARPSIGTDAFQETDIYGITLPIVKHSYVVRDPKDMARIVAEAFHIASTGRPGPVLIDVPKDVALEEFDYVPVKPGSAKLRGYRPTVKGNPRQINAAIQLITESRRPLLYVGGGAIAAGAHEEIKQLAELFDIPVTTTLMGIGAFDEHHPLALGMLGMHGTAYANFAVSDCDLLICVGARFDDRVTGKLDEFASRAKVIHIDIDPAEVGKNRIPEVPIVGDVKNVLVDLLRRCKEAGVKTTPNQNQEWLNLVNRWREEYPLIVPHHPDSISPQEVIVEVSNQAPHAFYTTDVGQHQMWAAQFLKNGPRRWISSAGLGTMGFGLPAAMGAKVAFPDEEVICISGDASFQMCLQELGTLAQYGINVKTIIINNGWQGMVRQWQQAFYGERYSCSNMEVGMPDVELLAKAYGIKGMVISDRSELKDAIAEMLAHKGPVILNAHVTRDENCYPMVAPGKSNAQMVGLQKQAPKAASEPVYCSHCNAKNAPTHNFCAECGTKL from the coding sequence GTGCCATCGCTTTCCCAAATTAGTCTCCCACAAACCGAGAATCACAAACAGTCGCGTAATTCTAGCCCGCCAATCGTGCCCAAACGTGCATCTGGCGGTTTTGCTCTGCTTGACAGCCTTCATCGCCACGGCGTTGATTATATTTTTGGTTATCCCGGTGGAGCAATTTTACCAATTTATGACGACCTGTATAAGGTAGAAGCAACTGGTGCTATTAAGCACATTCTCGTGAGACACGAACAAGGTGCAGCCCACGCTGCTGATGGTTACGCCCGTGCCACAGGGAAAGTCGGAGTCTGCTTTGGTACTTCTGGGCCAGGAGCAACTAACTTGGTGACAGGCATCGCCACCGCCTACATGGATTCAATCCCGATGATTGTAGTCACGGGACAGGTAGCACGTCCGTCGATTGGTACAGATGCGTTTCAAGAAACCGATATTTACGGAATTACCCTACCGATCGTCAAACACTCTTATGTAGTGCGTGACCCCAAAGACATGGCGCGAATTGTCGCCGAAGCCTTCCACATCGCTAGTACTGGGCGTCCAGGGCCAGTTTTGATTGATGTCCCCAAAGATGTGGCCTTAGAAGAATTTGACTATGTACCTGTAAAACCAGGTTCAGCCAAATTACGCGGTTATCGTCCCACTGTCAAGGGAAATCCCCGGCAAATTAATGCCGCCATCCAGTTGATTACCGAAAGTCGCCGGCCGCTATTGTATGTCGGTGGTGGTGCGATCGCAGCTGGTGCCCATGAAGAAATCAAACAACTAGCTGAATTATTCGATATCCCAGTCACCACAACCTTAATGGGGATCGGTGCATTTGACGAACATCATCCCCTCGCTTTGGGAATGTTGGGGATGCACGGAACCGCTTACGCTAACTTCGCCGTTAGTGATTGTGACTTGCTGATTTGCGTCGGCGCTAGATTTGACGATCGCGTTACAGGCAAGTTAGATGAATTCGCCTCCCGCGCCAAAGTAATTCACATTGATATCGATCCGGCAGAAGTCGGCAAAAACCGCATTCCCGAAGTCCCCATCGTCGGCGATGTCAAGAACGTTTTAGTAGACTTGTTGCGTCGATGCAAAGAAGCAGGCGTCAAGACCACACCGAATCAAAACCAAGAGTGGCTGAATCTAGTTAATCGTTGGCGCGAAGAATATCCTCTCATCGTGCCGCACCATCCCGACAGCATTTCACCCCAAGAAGTGATTGTAGAAGTCAGCAACCAAGCGCCCCACGCTTTCTACACCACAGATGTGGGACAACATCAAATGTGGGCAGCACAATTCTTGAAGAATGGCCCAAGGCGCTGGATTTCTAGTGCTGGTTTGGGAACGATGGGTTTTGGCTTACCTGCGGCGATGGGTGCGAAAGTGGCATTTCCTGATGAAGAAGTCATCTGTATCAGTGGTGATGCTAGTTTCCAAATGTGTTTACAGGAACTAGGAACCCTTGCACAGTATGGGATAAATGTCAAGACAATAATTATCAATAACGGTTGGCAAGGGATGGTACGCCAGTGGCAACAAGCCTTCTATGGTGAGCGTTACTCATGCTCCAACATGGAAGTAGGGATGCCAGATGTAGAGTTATTGGCAAAAGCCTACGGGATTAAAGGGATGGTAATTAGCGATCGCAGTGAATTAAAAGATGCGATCGCCGAAATGTTAGCACACAAAGGCCCAGTGATCTTAAATGCCCACGTCACCAGAGACGAAAACTGCTATCCAATGGTAGCCCCTGGCAAGAGCAACGCTCAAATGGTCGGCTTGCAGAAGCAAGCGCCGAAAGCTGCATCAGAGCCAGTTTATTGTAGTCACTGCAATGCTAAAAATGCTCCTACTCACAATTTCTGTGCTGAGTGTGGGACAAAGTTGTAA
- a CDS encoding ribulose bisphosphate carboxylase small subunit translates to MGYYIAPRFLDKLAVHITKNFLKLPGVRVPLILGIHGRKGEGKTFQCELVFEKMGIEVTLISGGELESPDAGDPARLIRLRYRETAELIKVRGKMCVLMINDLDAGAGRFDEGTQYTVNTQLVNATLMNIADNPTDVQLPGSYDSTPLNRVPIIVTGNDFSTLYAPLIRDGRMDKFYWEPDRDDKVGIVKGIFEPDGLSPREVEQLVDTFINQSIDFFSALRSRIYDEQIRNYIHKVGFEQVSLSVVNSAEGPPEFKKPNFTLSHLIESGNLMVGEHKRVENSQLVDEYNRLNRGRNYYQSAPPAAVTPTSKPSNGATPEVKTNGFQQKQQASSPHLTLETQEQIRQLLSQGYKISIEHVDERRFRTGSWQSCVNSHIDAESDAISNLESTLTEYSGEYVRLVGIDPKAKRRVVETIIQRPNGKN, encoded by the coding sequence ATGGGTTACTACATCGCTCCTCGCTTTTTGGACAAACTTGCTGTCCACATCACTAAAAACTTTTTGAAGCTTCCTGGCGTGCGAGTACCCTTGATATTGGGAATTCATGGACGCAAAGGTGAGGGCAAAACATTTCAATGTGAGTTAGTCTTTGAAAAAATGGGTATTGAGGTGACTCTAATATCTGGCGGCGAATTAGAAAGTCCAGATGCAGGAGATCCAGCGCGGTTGATTCGGCTGCGCTATCGCGAAACAGCAGAACTCATTAAAGTACGCGGCAAAATGTGTGTACTGATGATTAACGATTTAGATGCTGGCGCTGGACGCTTTGATGAAGGCACTCAATATACTGTAAATACCCAGTTGGTAAATGCCACACTGATGAATATTGCTGATAATCCTACAGATGTGCAGTTGCCAGGAAGCTATGATTCCACGCCTTTAAATCGTGTGCCGATTATCGTCACAGGTAATGATTTTTCTACCCTCTATGCACCGTTAATTCGGGATGGACGGATGGATAAATTTTACTGGGAACCAGATAGAGATGACAAGGTGGGAATTGTCAAGGGGATTTTTGAACCCGATGGATTGTCACCACGGGAAGTTGAACAGCTAGTTGATACTTTTATCAATCAGTCCATTGACTTTTTTAGCGCTTTGCGATCGCGCATTTATGACGAACAAATCCGCAACTATATCCATAAAGTTGGTTTTGAGCAGGTATCTCTGAGTGTGGTTAACAGTGCTGAAGGGCCACCAGAATTTAAAAAGCCCAATTTCACCTTGTCTCACTTAATCGAGTCTGGTAACTTGATGGTTGGCGAACACAAACGGGTAGAAAATTCCCAATTGGTTGATGAGTACAACCGACTAAATCGAGGCAGAAATTATTATCAATCTGCACCACCTGCTGCTGTCACACCAACTAGTAAGCCATCAAATGGCGCAACTCCAGAAGTAAAAACTAATGGATTCCAGCAAAAACAACAAGCATCAAGTCCACATTTGACCCTAGAGACACAAGAACAGATTCGGCAATTATTATCTCAGGGTTACAAAATTAGTATTGAACACGTAGATGAGCGCCGTTTTCGCACAGGTTCTTGGCAAAGTTGTGTTAACAGCCACATTGATGCTGAGTCTGATGCAATCTCAAATTTGGAATCAACTCTCACAGAATATAGCGGTGAGTATGTACGTTTAGTAGGTATCGATCCAAAAGCCAAGCGGCGGGTAGTGGAGACGATTATTCAGCGTCCAAATGGGAAAAATTAA
- a CDS encoding GAF domain-containing protein, producing the protein MTSDTKAIFYALADPAIDWNRLLTEILAAFDCSTGTIHTLDQDSQLLHLKAYQGIPEFLLPKMTVIPIGKGMAGVAAERKRPVQICNLQTDESGVARPSAKETKVEGSITVPLMLNGQLHGTLGIAKPVPYEFTPEEEEILMEIGDAISRKIVS; encoded by the coding sequence ATGACTTCAGATACCAAAGCAATTTTTTATGCCCTGGCAGACCCAGCCATCGACTGGAACCGCCTGCTGACCGAAATCCTGGCTGCTTTCGACTGTTCTACAGGTACTATCCATACCCTAGATCAAGATAGCCAGTTGTTGCACCTAAAGGCTTACCAGGGCATTCCAGAATTCCTATTGCCTAAAATGACGGTAATTCCCATTGGCAAAGGAATGGCTGGTGTCGCTGCCGAACGTAAGCGACCTGTGCAGATTTGCAACTTGCAAACCGATGAATCGGGTGTGGCCAGACCCTCGGCAAAGGAAACCAAGGTAGAAGGTTCTATCACCGTACCGCTAATGCTGAATGGCCAATTGCATGGTACTTTGGGCATTGCCAAGCCAGTTCCCTACGAATTTACTCCAGAAGAGGAAGAGATACTGATGGAGATTGGAGATGCCATTAGCCGAAAAATCGTCAGTTAA
- a CDS encoding DUF3592 domain-containing protein, whose amino-acid sequence MNQDTKLFRIFGSIFGGVGSILTITGIIIGLNTRSFVTSAIPAQGTVMDLVKSSSTDKKGRTSYVYYPVVKFTARSGETTIFKARTATNPPEYIKGQQVEILYNPQKPDSAIINSWLSLWFLPIMLTGLGSIFALVGGIVLVKSFLRF is encoded by the coding sequence ATGAATCAAGATACAAAGTTATTTCGTATATTTGGTTCAATATTTGGTGGTGTTGGCAGCATACTTACCATCACAGGTATAATTATTGGACTAAATACTCGTTCCTTTGTTACCTCGGCAATACCAGCACAAGGGACAGTAATGGATTTGGTGAAAAGTTCATCAACTGATAAGAAGGGTCGTACTTCTTATGTCTACTATCCAGTGGTGAAATTTACCGCTCGTTCTGGTGAAACAACGATTTTTAAAGCAAGAACAGCCACCAACCCACCAGAATATATTAAAGGTCAACAGGTAGAAATATTATACAATCCTCAAAAGCCAGATTCGGCCATAATCAACTCTTGGCTAAGTTTATGGTTTTTACCCATTATGTTGACCGGCTTAGGATCAATTTTTGCCTTGGTTGGAGGAATTGTACTAGTCAAATCGTTTTTGCGTTTTTAA
- a CDS encoding tetratricopeptide repeat protein: MSLSLCMIVKNEAATLPKCLNSVRKVVDEMVVLDTGSIDRTPYIAQQLGAKVHHFKWCNDFSAARNAALQYVSGDWILVLDADETLTSGIVPQLQEAIASDEYLLINLVRQEVGAEQSPYSLVSRLFRNHPDIRFDRPYHALVDDSVSAILTKEPHWQVGYLPGVALLHTGYQKNAIAQNNKYAKAATAMEGFLATHPDDPYVCSKLGALYVETGKITQGMELLRRGITVAEENYDILYELHYHLGIAYSRLQKFPQAISHYQAAIKLPIYPMLKLGAYNNLGNLLKAAGDLNGAKTAYATTLKIDPTFVVGHYNLAMTFKALGLFIDAITCYQNAIALNPNYAEAYQNLGVVLLKVGNHQDSLTAFRKAIALHERSNPEEAKRLRQGLQEMELM; this comes from the coding sequence ATGAGTTTGAGTCTGTGCATGATTGTGAAAAACGAAGCAGCAACACTACCTAAATGCCTGAACAGTGTCAGAAAAGTAGTGGATGAAATGGTAGTGTTGGATACAGGCTCAATCGATCGCACTCCCTATATTGCTCAACAACTCGGCGCAAAAGTGCATCATTTTAAATGGTGTAATGACTTCAGTGCTGCCCGCAATGCCGCTCTACAATATGTCAGTGGTGATTGGATTTTAGTATTAGATGCTGATGAAACTCTAACATCAGGAATTGTACCGCAGTTGCAAGAGGCGATCGCTAGCGATGAATATCTGCTAATCAACCTCGTCCGCCAAGAAGTTGGTGCAGAACAATCCCCCTATTCTCTAGTTTCTAGACTATTCCGCAATCATCCAGATATTCGTTTTGACCGTCCTTACCATGCCTTAGTGGATGATAGTGTGTCAGCAATTTTAACCAAAGAACCCCATTGGCAAGTAGGTTATTTACCAGGCGTGGCACTTTTACACACAGGATATCAAAAAAATGCGATCGCTCAAAATAACAAATATGCCAAAGCCGCTACGGCAATGGAAGGGTTTCTCGCGACTCATCCTGATGACCCTTATGTTTGCAGTAAATTAGGGGCATTGTATGTAGAAACTGGGAAAATTACCCAAGGTATGGAGTTACTTCGGCGAGGCATCACTGTTGCTGAAGAAAACTACGATATTTTATATGAACTCCACTATCATTTAGGCATTGCTTACAGTCGGTTACAAAAATTTCCACAGGCTATTTCTCATTATCAAGCTGCCATCAAATTGCCAATTTACCCCATGCTTAAGTTAGGAGCATACAACAACTTGGGTAACTTACTCAAAGCAGCAGGAGATTTAAACGGTGCAAAAACTGCTTACGCCACAACTTTGAAAATTGACCCGACTTTTGTTGTTGGGCATTATAATCTGGCGATGACATTTAAAGCTTTGGGTTTATTTATAGATGCGATCACCTGTTATCAAAATGCAATCGCGTTAAATCCCAACTATGCCGAAGCCTACCAAAATTTAGGAGTAGTATTGCTGAAAGTGGGCAATCATCAAGATAGTTTAACAGCTTTTAGAAAAGCGATCGCTCTTCATGAAAGGTCTAATCCTGAAGAAGCGAAGAGGCTACGCCAAGGGTTACAGGAGATGGAATTGATGTAG
- a CDS encoding pyridoxal phosphate-dependent aminotransferase: MKLAARVSQVTPSLTLAIAAKAKALKAEGIDVCSFSAGEPDFDTPAHIKAAAVKALEEGKTKYGAAAGEPKLREAIAHKLKIDNGLDYKSENVIVTNGGKHSLYNLIVALIDPGDEVIIPAPYWLSYPEMVTLVGGVSVIVPTDATTGYKITPEQLRKAITPKTKLFILNSPSNPTGMVYTPDEIKALAKVVVDADIFVVSDEIYEKILYDGAEHISIGSLGKEIFDRTLISNGFAKAYSMTGWRLGYLAGPVEIIKAASTIQGHSTSNVCTFAQYGAIAALQSSQDCVEEMRQAFAKRRQVMLDRLNAIPGLSTAKPDGAFYLFPDISKTGLKSLEFCDALLEEHQVAVIPGIAFGADDNIRLSYATDLATIEKGIDRLEKFVKSRI, encoded by the coding sequence ATGAAGCTGGCAGCAAGAGTAAGTCAGGTAACACCTTCATTAACCTTAGCGATCGCAGCCAAGGCTAAGGCACTGAAGGCAGAGGGAATAGATGTTTGTAGTTTTAGCGCTGGAGAACCAGATTTTGATACCCCAGCGCATATTAAAGCCGCAGCAGTCAAAGCTTTGGAAGAAGGCAAAACCAAATATGGTGCAGCAGCCGGAGAACCAAAGTTAAGGGAAGCGATCGCCCATAAGCTTAAAATTGATAACGGTCTTGATTACAAGTCTGAGAATGTCATCGTCACCAATGGCGGTAAGCATTCTCTGTACAACTTGATCGTGGCGCTAATCGATCCAGGTGATGAGGTAATTATCCCTGCACCTTACTGGCTAAGTTATCCCGAAATGGTGACTTTGGTCGGTGGGGTTTCGGTAATTGTGCCCACAGATGCAACGACGGGTTATAAAATTACTCCCGAACAACTTCGTAAAGCAATCACGCCGAAAACAAAGCTATTTATCCTCAACTCCCCATCTAATCCCACAGGGATGGTTTACACGCCAGATGAAATCAAAGCACTGGCGAAGGTAGTAGTTGATGCAGATATCTTTGTTGTCTCTGATGAGATATACGAAAAGATTCTCTACGACGGTGCAGAACATATCAGCATCGGTTCTCTTGGGAAGGAAATTTTTGACCGCACTTTGATTAGTAATGGCTTTGCGAAAGCTTATTCTATGACTGGGTGGAGACTTGGTTATTTAGCGGGGCCTGTGGAAATCATTAAAGCAGCCAGTACCATCCAAGGGCATAGTACATCTAACGTGTGTACCTTTGCCCAATATGGTGCGATCGCAGCGCTACAAAGTTCTCAAGATTGTGTCGAAGAAATGCGCCAAGCCTTCGCCAAACGCCGCCAGGTAATGCTAGACAGACTCAACGCCATTCCCGGTTTGAGTACCGCAAAACCAGACGGCGCGTTTTATCTGTTCCCAGATATCAGCAAAACCGGTCTAAAATCCCTAGAATTTTGTGACGCTTTGTTGGAAGAACATCAAGTTGCAGTCATTCCCGGAATTGCCTTTGGCGCTGATGACAACATTCGCCTTTCCTACGCCACAGATTTGGCGACGATTGAAAAGGGGATAGATAGGTTAGAGAAATTTGTCAAATCGCGTATTTAG
- a CDS encoding ribonuclease produces the protein MQVKKLFIASSLLITSLFIPNAAIAQNRGTPGKFDFYVLTLSWSPDYCATNGTRDPQQCGSGRKLGFVLHGLWPQYQTGYPANCSTQKLPPEVKRQFPNLYPSNKLYDHEWEKHGTCSGKTPAEYLGLSKKLKDAIAIPAAYNRPNKPVRTTITNFKNSFVSANNQITADGVAPFCSGSGRFLQEVFFCYSKNGEPGICSAEILKRSKTSCGQPDFLLRNVR, from the coding sequence ATGCAGGTTAAGAAACTTTTCATTGCATCTTCTCTATTAATTACTAGTCTTTTTATACCGAATGCTGCCATTGCTCAAAATCGCGGTACTCCGGGAAAATTTGACTTTTATGTACTGACACTTTCTTGGTCGCCAGATTATTGTGCAACAAATGGCACACGTGACCCGCAGCAGTGTGGTTCTGGAAGGAAACTTGGTTTTGTACTACATGGTTTGTGGCCGCAGTACCAAACTGGCTACCCAGCTAATTGTTCCACGCAAAAATTACCGCCGGAAGTAAAACGGCAGTTTCCCAATTTGTATCCTAGTAATAAGCTTTACGATCATGAATGGGAAAAACATGGTACTTGTTCTGGGAAAACTCCTGCGGAATACTTGGGATTGAGTAAAAAATTAAAAGATGCGATCGCTATTCCCGCAGCTTACAATCGCCCTAATAAACCCGTGCGTACCACAATTACAAATTTTAAAAATTCATTTGTGAGTGCGAATAATCAAATTACTGCTGATGGTGTAGCACCTTTTTGTTCTGGTTCAGGAAGATTTTTACAAGAAGTCTTCTTTTGTTATTCCAAAAATGGCGAACCTGGTATTTGTAGCGCGGAAATTTTGAAGCGCTCAAAAACAAGTTGTGGTCAGCCAGATTTCTTATTGAGAAACGTTCGATAA
- a CDS encoding inorganic phosphate transporter has protein sequence MEYLFLALALSLALGFEFVNGFHDTANAVATVIYTHTLKPNIAVVWSGCWNLIGVLTSTGAVAFGIIALLPVELVLNVGSSAGFAMVFALLISAIMWNLGTWYLGLPASSSHTLIGSIMGVGLANSMLTSGHVFGEGVNWAKAQEVFTSLLVSPVVGFTCAALLLILAKILIKRPELYRAPDEGKAPPPWIRALLILTCTGVSFAHGSNDGQKGMGLIMLILVGILPGMFALNIDTNAGAIAQLSATSNSVIAVMQQQVPGTSLNSQNIKDELSNFLKPTAEANDKTFAALAAESRIIGDKLSGKTSFKQLSKDELSSLRTDMYLVAGTIGKLDKQKKLTDPKQEALLSSYKNQLDKVTKFIPNWVKFAVAIALGLGTMIGWKRIVVTVGEKIGKDHLTYAQGASAELVAMTTIGAADYFGLPVSTTHVLSSGIAGTMAANHSGLQMDTLRNLLLAWVLTLPVCVLLGSATYAGGLYIVLNILGLK, from the coding sequence ATGGAATACTTATTTCTAGCTTTGGCGCTGAGTCTTGCACTCGGCTTCGAGTTTGTCAACGGTTTTCATGATACTGCAAATGCAGTTGCTACGGTCATTTATACTCACACTCTGAAGCCAAATATCGCCGTTGTTTGGTCAGGCTGTTGGAACCTAATTGGTGTGCTGACATCAACTGGAGCCGTTGCTTTTGGCATTATCGCCCTGCTTCCCGTTGAGTTGGTACTTAATGTTGGCTCAAGTGCAGGGTTTGCAATGGTCTTTGCACTTTTAATTTCGGCGATTATGTGGAACTTGGGAACTTGGTACTTGGGCTTACCTGCATCCAGTTCACACACATTGATTGGCTCAATTATGGGTGTTGGTTTAGCAAATTCGATGTTAACTTCGGGTCATGTCTTTGGCGAGGGCGTGAATTGGGCAAAGGCGCAGGAAGTTTTTACATCTCTATTGGTTTCGCCAGTTGTTGGATTCACCTGTGCTGCACTGCTGTTAATCCTGGCGAAGATACTGATCAAACGACCAGAGTTGTACCGTGCGCCAGATGAGGGTAAAGCACCACCACCTTGGATACGTGCTTTGTTAATCTTGACATGTACTGGTGTGAGCTTCGCTCACGGTTCAAATGATGGTCAAAAAGGTATGGGTTTGATCATGCTCATCTTAGTGGGCATTTTACCAGGTATGTTTGCACTGAATATAGATACTAATGCAGGAGCGATCGCTCAGTTGTCCGCTACATCGAACTCTGTAATTGCAGTGATGCAGCAACAAGTACCTGGAACATCATTAAATAGCCAAAACATTAAAGATGAGCTTTCCAACTTCCTCAAACCAACCGCCGAAGCCAACGACAAAACTTTCGCCGCTCTTGCTGCCGAGAGTCGGATAATTGGAGACAAGCTTTCTGGGAAGACGAGTTTCAAGCAGCTTTCCAAGGATGAACTTAGCTCATTAAGAACTGATATGTATCTAGTAGCTGGAACAATTGGAAAATTGGACAAGCAGAAAAAATTAACCGATCCCAAACAAGAAGCGTTACTTTCTAGCTATAAGAACCAGTTGGATAAAGTAACTAAATTCATTCCCAATTGGGTAAAATTTGCCGTCGCCATTGCATTGGGTCTTGGCACAATGATTGGTTGGAAGCGCATCGTAGTGACAGTAGGTGAAAAGATTGGCAAAGACCACCTTACCTACGCTCAAGGAGCTTCCGCCGAGTTAGTAGCTATGACAACCATTGGTGCTGCGGATTACTTCGGTCTGCCAGTCAGCACCACTCACGTGCTGTCATCTGGTATAGCCGGTACAATGGCGGCTAATCACTCTGGTTTGCAAATGGACACCCTGAGAAATCTGCTGCTAGCCTGGGTACTGACACTGCCAGTTTGCGTACTGCTTGGTTCTGCTACATACGCGGGGGGCTTGTATATAGTCTTAAATATTCTGGGTTTGAAGTAG